In bacterium, a genomic segment contains:
- a CDS encoding TlpA family protein disulfide reductase yields MKNFTIILVLFLIFSGCGKKESIQPVNDGGINFTIQDLDGKTVSLSEYRGKTVLLNIWATWCGPCIKEIPELKEIHAELKNNGVVVLGVLLDSESPEKAKPIVYDELKIDYPTWYGDDAFARQFQIAA; encoded by the coding sequence ATGAAAAATTTCACGATTATTTTGGTATTATTTTTAATTTTTAGCGGATGCGGAAAAAAAGAAAGTATTCAGCCGGTAAATGACGGCGGCATTAATTTTACTATCCAAGATTTGGATGGCAAAACAGTGAGCTTGTCGGAATATCGCGGCAAAACGGTTTTACTGAATATCTGGGCAACGTGGTGCGGACCGTGTATCAAAGAGATTCCTGAACTGAAGGAAATCCATGCCGAACTGAAAAACAATGGTGTAGTAGTACTGGGTGTGTTGCTCGATTCGGAATCGCCGGAAAAAGCAAAGCCTATTGTCTACGATGAATTGAAAATCGATTATCCGACGTGGTACGGTGATGACGCCTTTGCGCGTCAGTTTCAAATTGCGGC
- a CDS encoding Hsp20/alpha crystallin family protein — protein sequence MNESDDDKKFKFRGSDDEMEFLFSNFFNTKFPILVTAEKRWHPPTDVVETDDEYMVVMDLANVKQDDIKLSYEGGVLTVSGVRREMNVSQKRHYHKMEIDFGPFERRIKIPARIVDQSIKAIYDSGFLIVKLKKDTSKATKITNITIE from the coding sequence ATGAATGAATCCGATGACGATAAAAAATTTAAATTTCGCGGATCGGATGACGAGATGGAATTTCTCTTCTCTAATTTTTTCAACACAAAATTTCCTATTCTCGTAACCGCAGAAAAACGCTGGCACCCGCCGACCGATGTTGTCGAAACCGACGACGAGTACATGGTGGTCATGGATCTCGCCAACGTCAAACAAGACGACATCAAATTATCATACGAAGGCGGCGTTCTGACGGTTTCCGGCGTCCGGCGCGAGATGAACGTCTCCCAGAAACGCCACTATCACAAAATGGAAATTGATTTCGGTCCATTCGAACGCCGGATCAAAATCCCCGCTCGCATTGTCGATCAATCGATTAAAGCGATTTACGACAGCGGCTTCCTCATCGTCAAATTGAAAAAAGACACCAGCAAGGCTACAAAGATTACCAACATTACAATTGAATAA
- the lon gene encoding endopeptidase La: MSLNTLVTEKTEPVPTPDFLPILPLKDNVIFPFVVFPLVVTEKHLVQLVNEALIGSKLIGVFTQKNPAKEFPTQDDLYSVGTAANILKMFQVPDGSIRLLIQGFSRIKLERVVQETPYAVGAVKELPITYEKNMNTEALVRGVSENFQKMVTLSPVLPDELKVIISNIREGDKMADMVASSLNIDIAEKQTILEELDVTTRLTKVMTAINREIQLLELNNKIQTEVNAELSRNQREYFLREQIRAIKHELGEEEDDSVEIEELEKKIKKTKMPEEAKTIAKKELDRLAQMSPASAEYTVSKTYIDWVLEVPWFAFTKDSIDIKKAKKILDDDHYDLEDVKNRILEFLAVKKLRKDSKSPILCFLGPPGVGKTSLGRSIAKAIGRKFVRFSLGGVKDEAEIRGHRRTYIGAMPGKIVQELRRCQSNNPVFMLDEIDKIGQDFRGDPASALLEVLDPEQNVAFNDHYLDIPFNLSNVMFIATANDLSPIPPALLDRMEVIRLSGYITEDKLQIAKRYIVPRQIQENGLKLKDIELTDDAISQIITAYTWESGVRNLEREIANVCRKVARKKAEGQKSKSKIGMTQILDYLGPQKIFPEMAHRTDEVGTATGLAWTQNGGEILFIEARLMAGKSGLQLTGQLGNVMKESAQAALSYIRSKADTLGVPRAFFEKMDIHIHIPSGATPKDGPSAGVTIATCLTSLLTNKPIKHDVAMTGEITLRGKVMPVGGIREKVVAARRAGIKTVILPKLNRNDLEDVPDYVKQSLQFVFVDHIDDVLSCALLSHRTNGKTEKNLNRPASKKKDTILTVKNTKINRRVSLS; encoded by the coding sequence ATGTCATTGAATACCTTAGTGACCGAAAAAACCGAACCCGTCCCAACGCCGGACTTTCTGCCAATCCTGCCCCTGAAAGATAATGTGATTTTTCCATTCGTCGTCTTTCCGCTGGTGGTAACGGAGAAACACTTGGTTCAACTTGTGAATGAGGCTTTGATCGGATCAAAGCTTATTGGCGTTTTCACTCAAAAAAATCCCGCCAAAGAATTTCCCACGCAAGACGATTTATATTCCGTCGGTACTGCGGCCAATATTCTGAAAATGTTCCAGGTACCGGATGGCAGTATCCGTTTGTTAATCCAGGGATTTTCCAGGATCAAGTTAGAACGTGTAGTGCAGGAGACACCGTATGCCGTCGGCGCCGTTAAAGAATTGCCTATCACGTACGAAAAAAATATGAATACGGAAGCCCTCGTTCGCGGCGTCTCGGAAAATTTTCAGAAAATGGTTACGCTATCGCCGGTGTTGCCCGATGAGTTGAAAGTCATTATCAGTAATATTCGGGAGGGCGATAAGATGGCGGATATGGTTGCTTCCAGCCTCAATATCGACATCGCCGAGAAACAGACCATTCTGGAAGAACTGGATGTCACGACACGTCTGACTAAAGTCATGACGGCGATCAATCGCGAAATCCAGCTTTTGGAACTGAATAATAAAATTCAAACCGAAGTCAACGCAGAATTGAGCCGCAATCAGCGCGAATATTTTTTACGGGAACAGATCCGCGCCATCAAACATGAGCTCGGCGAAGAAGAGGATGATTCCGTCGAAATTGAAGAACTTGAAAAGAAAATAAAGAAAACTAAAATGCCCGAGGAAGCCAAGACCATTGCTAAAAAAGAATTGGATCGCTTGGCCCAAATGTCGCCCGCTTCGGCAGAGTACACTGTCAGTAAAACTTACATCGATTGGGTTCTTGAAGTTCCCTGGTTTGCGTTTACCAAGGATTCCATCGATATTAAAAAAGCCAAAAAAATTCTCGACGACGATCACTACGATCTCGAGGACGTCAAAAACCGGATATTGGAATTTCTTGCGGTCAAAAAATTACGCAAAGACAGTAAGAGCCCGATTCTCTGTTTTCTCGGTCCTCCGGGAGTCGGCAAAACATCTTTGGGCCGTTCAATTGCCAAAGCTATCGGACGCAAATTCGTTCGCTTCAGTCTCGGCGGCGTCAAAGACGAAGCTGAAATTCGCGGGCACCGGCGTACTTATATCGGCGCTATGCCGGGTAAAATTGTACAGGAATTGCGCCGCTGTCAAAGCAACAATCCTGTTTTCATGTTAGACGAAATCGATAAAATCGGCCAGGATTTTCGAGGCGATCCGGCGTCCGCTTTGCTTGAAGTGCTTGATCCGGAGCAAAACGTCGCGTTTAACGATCATTATCTGGACATTCCATTTAATCTGTCCAATGTGATGTTCATTGCAACGGCCAATGATTTGTCGCCTATTCCTCCGGCGTTACTGGACCGTATGGAAGTTATTCGGTTGTCGGGGTACATTACAGAAGATAAATTGCAGATCGCCAAACGTTATATCGTCCCGAGACAAATCCAGGAAAACGGACTCAAGTTGAAAGACATCGAACTGACCGATGACGCCATCAGTCAAATCATCACTGCCTATACCTGGGAATCGGGCGTTCGAAATCTTGAACGAGAAATTGCCAACGTGTGCCGTAAAGTTGCACGCAAAAAAGCCGAAGGACAGAAATCCAAATCCAAAATCGGTATGACTCAGATCCTCGATTATCTGGGACCGCAAAAAATATTTCCCGAAATGGCACACCGTACGGATGAAGTGGGAACAGCGACCGGTTTAGCATGGACACAAAACGGCGGTGAAATTTTATTTATCGAAGCGCGTCTGATGGCGGGAAAAAGCGGACTTCAACTGACCGGACAATTGGGCAACGTGATGAAAGAATCCGCTCAGGCCGCCTTATCTTACATTCGTTCGAAAGCCGATACGTTGGGAGTACCGCGCGCTTTTTTTGAAAAAATGGATATACATATTCACATACCTTCCGGGGCAACTCCAAAAGACGGGCCATCCGCTGGTGTGACCATCGCAACTTGCCTCACTTCGCTCCTGACCAATAAGCCTATCAAACACGATGTTGCGATGACGGGCGAAATTACCCTGCGCGGTAAAGTCATGCCGGTTGGTGGTATCCGCGAAAAAGTTGTCGCCGCAAGGCGCGCAGGTATCAAAACAGTTATTTTGCCCAAGCTCAACCGCAATGACCTCGAAGACGTTCCGGATTATGTCAAACAATCACTGCAATTCGTTTTTGTCGATCATATTGACGATGTTCTGTCTTGCGCTTTATTATCGCATCGGACGAACGGTAAAACGGAGAAAAATTTAAATCGTCCGGCTTCAAAAAAGAAAGATACCATACTTACCGTCAAGAACACCAAAATAAACCGGCGCGTTTCGTTGTCATAA